The Chelatococcus sp. HY11 genome includes a window with the following:
- a CDS encoding GntR family transcriptional regulator, producing the protein MSIVPMNPGQDDRSNTTAAEAGTSAPDETLAERAYRLIEDQIISLALPPGMRLTEQELASRLEIGRTPVREALQRLVNDGLVVVFPRKGIAVSVVNPLDVLMALEVRTVLERLLAGGAARRVGPQARSELAALAEQLAAAAEAGDHDRFVELDRFVFRRLGEIASNPFLVRALAPLEAMARRARYYFLRNDDLAEPARLHRAMIEHVVAGDSAAAEGASEALMDYLRGGIKRTVVGM; encoded by the coding sequence ATGTCAATAGTTCCTATGAATCCCGGCCAGGATGATAGATCCAACACCACGGCTGCGGAAGCAGGCACGTCCGCGCCAGACGAGACCCTGGCTGAACGCGCCTATCGCCTCATTGAAGATCAGATCATCAGTCTGGCGCTTCCTCCGGGCATGCGTCTGACCGAGCAGGAACTCGCATCGCGCCTTGAGATTGGCCGTACCCCTGTTCGCGAGGCGTTGCAGCGCCTTGTCAACGACGGTCTCGTCGTCGTTTTTCCGCGCAAGGGCATCGCGGTGTCCGTCGTCAATCCGCTCGATGTCCTGATGGCTCTGGAGGTCCGGACGGTGCTCGAGCGTCTTTTGGCGGGCGGAGCCGCCCGGCGCGTCGGCCCGCAGGCGCGGTCTGAGCTCGCCGCGCTCGCGGAGCAGTTGGCCGCTGCCGCGGAGGCGGGTGATCACGACAGGTTCGTCGAGCTCGATCGGTTCGTTTTCCGCCGCCTGGGCGAAATCGCCTCGAATCCCTTCCTCGTCAGGGCGCTCGCGCCGCTGGAAGCCATGGCGCGGCGCGCGCGTTATTACTTTCTGCGGAATGATGACCTGGCGGAGCCCGCGCGTCTCCATCGTGCCATGATCGAGCACGTGGTGGCCGGCGACAGCGCGGCAGCCGAGGGGGCGTCTGAGGCCCTGATGGATTATCTGCGTGGCGGCATCAAACGGACAGTCGTCGGCATGTAG
- a CDS encoding carbon monoxide dehydrogenase subunit G yields the protein MAMTMTGEFILAAEPQAVWEKLNDPEVLKSCIAGCEELERTDEGGFRAVVKVKLGPVKATFKGKVTLTDLDPPHGYTIVGEGEGGVAGFAKGNAKVGLAPVPEGTKLSYDVEATVGGKIAQLGGRLVNGVAKKYADDFFTSFAAIVSPEQAESVTG from the coding sequence GTGGCAATGACGATGACGGGCGAGTTTATTCTCGCGGCTGAACCGCAGGCCGTATGGGAAAAACTCAACGATCCCGAAGTGCTGAAGTCCTGCATCGCCGGCTGCGAGGAGCTGGAGCGGACCGATGAAGGAGGCTTTCGCGCCGTCGTGAAGGTCAAGCTCGGCCCAGTCAAGGCCACGTTCAAGGGCAAGGTCACGCTGACCGATCTCGACCCACCTCACGGCTATACGATTGTCGGTGAGGGTGAGGGCGGCGTGGCCGGTTTCGCCAAGGGAAACGCCAAGGTCGGGCTGGCGCCCGTGCCGGAAGGCACCAAGCTCTCCTACGATGTCGAGGCGACCGTCGGTGGCAAGATCGCCCAGCTCGGCGGACGGCTCGTCAATGGTGTCGCCAAGAAATATGCCGATGATTTCTTTACCAGTTTCGCGGCGATCGTCTCGCCCGAGCAGGCTGAGAGCGTGACCGGCTAA
- a CDS encoding O-antigen ligase family protein, producing MSAPSAAEWLTKAQWLTRSDALSRDRFASTLVYATIVAITLVPLHIFWLAVFVGLIAAGIVILATDSAMRRMFLGDPRPRLAALLILGIVAWEVVGVLFRGTGSSSKAWQAAGNALAILTFGVVVLTALRRDPDFPRRLLLVAAFVLAGATVLAIIGQVVIEWPTFVRLHLYGRANGAIFSAGALIFGVATALTAALAERGRLRLALFAAAAISAVGFVLTFSRGPIVAAFLAAAVLAIAVRLPAGRKGRIVAALAIFAAVAAPALLVLNEAALQDIACGQGGDICRKSYRMDIWSLAAQSIAEHPWLGAGPTAEIENPFGRHPHNGYLGPAFYFGIPAALAFFAMIINSLAATLTDIGATRGNGQASSPAGRLARLSLFLLVFSLVYMVTDLSDAFTFVNAHFLFFWLPAFLTLSPTLRGTGEGLAAETR from the coding sequence ATGTCCGCACCATCGGCCGCCGAATGGCTCACCAAGGCCCAGTGGCTCACCCGGAGCGATGCCCTCAGTCGCGATCGCTTCGCCTCCACCCTTGTCTATGCGACCATCGTCGCCATCACGCTCGTGCCGCTTCACATCTTCTGGCTCGCGGTCTTCGTCGGACTGATCGCGGCCGGCATCGTGATCCTCGCCACGGACAGCGCCATGCGGCGGATGTTTCTGGGGGATCCGCGGCCAAGGCTCGCGGCGCTGCTGATTCTTGGCATCGTTGCATGGGAGGTGGTGGGCGTGCTGTTTCGCGGCACGGGGTCGTCCAGCAAAGCCTGGCAGGCGGCCGGCAACGCGCTCGCCATTCTCACCTTCGGTGTGGTGGTGCTGACCGCCCTGCGCCGTGACCCGGACTTTCCCAGGCGCCTGCTCCTCGTCGCCGCCTTCGTGCTGGCGGGAGCCACCGTCCTCGCCATCATCGGGCAGGTGGTGATCGAATGGCCGACGTTCGTGCGTCTGCATCTTTATGGCCGCGCGAATGGCGCCATCTTCAGCGCCGGCGCCCTCATCTTCGGCGTCGCGACGGCCCTCACCGCGGCGCTCGCCGAGCGGGGACGACTGCGCCTCGCCCTGTTCGCGGCGGCGGCCATCAGCGCGGTCGGCTTTGTCCTTACCTTCAGCCGTGGCCCCATCGTCGCCGCGTTTCTGGCGGCCGCCGTCCTCGCCATCGCCGTGCGCCTGCCAGCGGGCCGCAAGGGCCGAATCGTGGCGGCGCTCGCCATCTTCGCGGCGGTCGCGGCACCAGCCCTCCTCGTCCTCAACGAGGCGGCGCTGCAAGATATCGCCTGCGGCCAGGGGGGTGACATCTGCCGGAAATCCTACCGCATGGATATCTGGAGCCTCGCGGCCCAATCGATCGCGGAGCATCCGTGGCTCGGCGCGGGGCCGACTGCCGAGATCGAGAACCCCTTCGGCCGACATCCCCACAACGGCTATCTCGGGCCGGCCTTCTATTTCGGCATTCCGGCGGCGCTCGCGTTCTTCGCCATGATCATCAATTCACTGGCCGCAACCCTGACGGACATCGGAGCGACCCGCGGCAATGGCCAAGCATCGTCACCGGCCGGACGCCTTGCACGCCTCAGCCTTTTCCTGCTCGTCTTCTCACTGGTCTATATGGTCACCGACCTGTCGGACGCGTTCACCTTCGTGAACGCGCATTTCCTGTTCTTTTGGTTGCCGGCCTTCCTCACGCTCTCGCCGACCCTTCGGGGCACCGGTGAGGGCCTAGCGGCTGAAACACGCTAG
- a CDS encoding glycosyltransferase family 61 protein, with translation MGRRRSRLALAMDLKPKAFALFERLSRINRRSPLHLGFFPDIRPYPDRFVQVFQNDRYRMRLASAPYVDVLPELAIDNWDVKLPSFSEADETIIRRFVGILRDAIVPGHTLTPVDAESLAQLALDESRLANWNFAYPAPILLKRRVVEGLGIVLPPYPHYGHLLLDVLMPIAHALRLGAGEGRKLTIITKVHRIPLINAFVSGLRKLGHTVEVMELTAFEHAVVPELLLTRSLCRNVERAYGLHESLPYLRSIFEAAYGPVSVPASPLVYFSRGQSRLRRLINEDELRHGLVARGFSVFEAGWGNHPQQIATFSQASVLVGVHGAGLANVAWMQPGAHLVEIFPSTFRKTTGLHWAAEHDLGYDFFLASAEGAMQSFSIDCAAFFAKLDAIVTRSHLRP, from the coding sequence ATGGGGCGTCGCCGTTCCCGCCTCGCCCTTGCGATGGATCTGAAGCCCAAGGCCTTCGCGCTGTTCGAGCGGCTGTCGCGGATCAATCGCCGCTCGCCGCTGCATCTCGGCTTCTTCCCGGATATCCGGCCCTATCCCGACCGCTTCGTCCAGGTGTTCCAGAATGACCGCTACCGGATGCGGCTGGCGTCCGCGCCCTACGTGGATGTCCTGCCTGAGCTGGCTATCGACAACTGGGACGTGAAACTCCCGAGCTTCTCGGAGGCCGATGAGACGATCATCCGTCGCTTCGTCGGTATCCTGCGGGATGCGATCGTGCCCGGCCACACCTTGACCCCGGTGGATGCCGAAAGCCTCGCGCAGCTCGCGCTGGACGAGAGCCGGCTCGCCAACTGGAATTTCGCCTATCCGGCGCCCATCCTGCTCAAACGCCGTGTTGTCGAGGGGCTGGGGATCGTGTTGCCGCCTTATCCGCACTACGGCCATCTGCTGCTCGACGTGCTGATGCCGATCGCTCACGCCCTGCGGCTCGGGGCGGGCGAGGGGCGAAAACTCACCATCATCACCAAAGTCCATCGCATTCCGCTCATCAATGCTTTCGTAAGCGGTCTCAGGAAGCTCGGCCATACCGTCGAGGTCATGGAACTGACAGCTTTCGAGCATGCGGTGGTTCCCGAGCTCCTGCTCACCCGTTCGTTATGTCGCAATGTCGAGCGCGCCTACGGGCTGCACGAATCGCTGCCTTATCTGCGTTCCATATTCGAGGCGGCGTACGGCCCAGTCTCGGTGCCGGCATCGCCTCTCGTCTATTTTTCGCGCGGTCAATCGCGATTACGACGCCTCATCAATGAAGACGAGCTTCGCCATGGGCTTGTCGCACGGGGCTTCTCGGTCTTCGAGGCGGGGTGGGGCAACCATCCCCAGCAGATAGCCACGTTCTCGCAGGCATCTGTGCTGGTCGGCGTGCATGGGGCGGGTCTGGCCAATGTGGCGTGGATGCAGCCGGGCGCGCATCTCGTCGAGATCTTCCCATCGACCTTCCGCAAGACGACCGGCCTGCATTGGGCGGCCGAGCACGATCTGGGCTACGATTTCTTCCTCGCCTCCGCCGAAGGCGCGATGCAGAGCTTCAGTATCGATTGCGCGGCCTTCTTCGCGAAACTCGACGCCATTGTGACGCGATCGCATCTACGACCTTAG
- a CDS encoding (2Fe-2S)-binding protein, whose amino-acid sequence MTTVSMTVNGKSVSADVEPRTLLVQFLREHLRLTGTHVGCDTSQCGACVVHLDGQAVKSCTTLALSCDGASVLTIEGLAADGALHPMQEAFREHHGLQCGFCTPGMIMSAVDIVARCGHHLDEQTIREELEGNICRCTGYHNIVKAIAAGAEAMESSAPMKHAAE is encoded by the coding sequence ATGACCACCGTGTCCATGACGGTGAACGGCAAGTCCGTATCCGCCGACGTCGAGCCTCGTACCCTTCTCGTTCAGTTTCTCCGCGAGCATCTGCGGCTCACGGGTACGCATGTCGGCTGCGATACCAGCCAATGCGGGGCTTGTGTCGTGCATCTCGACGGACAGGCTGTCAAAAGCTGCACCACGCTGGCGTTGTCCTGTGACGGCGCCTCCGTGCTCACCATCGAGGGGCTTGCCGCTGACGGAGCGCTGCATCCCATGCAGGAGGCTTTCCGCGAGCACCATGGCCTGCAGTGCGGGTTCTGCACGCCCGGCATGATCATGTCGGCGGTCGATATCGTCGCCCGCTGCGGCCATCACCTGGATGAGCAGACCATCCGCGAGGAGCTCGAAGGCAATATCTGCCGCTGTACGGGCTACCACAACATCGTCAAGGCGATCGCCGCCGGTGCCGAAGCCATGGAAAGTTCCGCGCCGATGAAGCACGCCGCCGAATAG
- a CDS encoding xanthine dehydrogenase family protein molybdopterin-binding subunit has translation MNATGIGAAVRRKEDQRFITGKGQYTDDINRAGQAYAVFVRSPHAHAEIRGIDTSAAMAMPGVVAVLTGADLEADKIGGLICGWMIHSKDGSPMKAGAHPALAQGKVRYVGDHVAVVIAETALQARDAAEAVSVDYQELPAVVDPAKANGAAALHDVAPDNTVFSWPLGDKAATEAAFAKAAHVTRLDFTNNRLVPNAIEPRAAVGDYDAGTGTFTLYTTSQNPHVARLVLSAFIGIAPENKLRVIAPDVGGGFGSKIFIYAEETVCVWAAKRVGRPVKWTADRTEAFLADAHGRDHVTRAELALDAKGKILGLRVHTTANLGAYLSTFSSSVPTYLYAPLLSGQYDIPAIYAEVDGVYTNTAPVDAYRGAGRPEATFVVERLVEVAAREIGSDPVSFRRKNFVANFPHQTPVIMNYDVGDYPAAMDKALELADYKGFGRRKRESAKAGKLRGLGFSAYIEACGIAPSQAVGSLGAGVGLWESAEVRVNPTGSVEVLTGSHSHGQGHETTFAQLVSDRLGIGIEQVSVVHGDTDKVQFGMGTYGSRSGAVGMSAIVKALDKVIAKGRKVAAYVLEASESDIEFKDGRFTVAGTDKGLAFGEVALQAYIAHKFSGQELEPGLKEGAFYDPTNFTFPAGVHICELEIDPDTGVTRIDRWTAVDDFGTVINPMIVEGQVHGGIAQGVGQALFEGAHYDDQGQLVTASFMDYTMPRADDLPSYTVGMTVTPCPSNPLGIKGCGEAGAIAAPPAVINAITDALGHEHVAMPATPQEIWRALQRTPTRIAAE, from the coding sequence ATGAACGCCACAGGTATCGGCGCCGCGGTACGCCGCAAGGAAGACCAGCGTTTCATCACCGGGAAGGGGCAGTATACAGACGATATCAATCGCGCCGGGCAGGCTTATGCCGTCTTTGTGCGTTCGCCGCATGCCCATGCCGAGATCCGTGGCATCGACACGTCGGCTGCCATGGCGATGCCGGGCGTGGTTGCCGTGCTGACGGGCGCAGACCTCGAAGCTGACAAGATCGGCGGGCTGATCTGCGGCTGGATGATTCACTCCAAGGACGGCAGCCCGATGAAGGCGGGCGCCCACCCGGCCCTGGCACAGGGCAAGGTGCGTTACGTCGGAGACCATGTCGCCGTGGTCATCGCCGAGACCGCCCTTCAGGCCCGCGACGCCGCCGAAGCGGTGAGTGTGGACTACCAGGAATTGCCGGCCGTCGTCGATCCCGCCAAGGCCAATGGCGCGGCGGCCCTCCACGATGTCGCGCCCGACAATACGGTGTTCTCCTGGCCGCTTGGCGACAAGGCGGCGACCGAAGCCGCCTTCGCGAAGGCGGCCCATGTCACGCGGCTCGATTTTACCAACAACCGCCTCGTGCCCAATGCCATCGAGCCCCGCGCGGCCGTCGGCGACTATGATGCCGGCACGGGCACCTTCACGCTCTATACCACGAGCCAGAATCCGCATGTCGCCCGGCTCGTGCTGTCGGCTTTCATCGGCATCGCGCCGGAGAACAAGCTCAGGGTCATCGCGCCCGATGTCGGCGGCGGATTTGGCTCGAAGATCTTCATCTATGCGGAGGAAACAGTCTGTGTCTGGGCTGCCAAGCGTGTTGGCAGGCCGGTGAAATGGACGGCGGACCGCACCGAGGCGTTCCTCGCGGATGCCCATGGGCGCGACCATGTCACCCGCGCCGAACTCGCCCTCGATGCCAAGGGCAAGATCCTCGGCCTGCGCGTCCACACGACGGCCAATCTTGGTGCCTATCTCTCGACCTTCTCGTCGTCGGTGCCGACTTATCTCTACGCGCCGCTGCTCTCGGGACAGTATGATATTCCGGCGATCTACGCCGAGGTGGACGGGGTTTACACCAATACGGCGCCTGTCGATGCCTATCGCGGCGCCGGGCGGCCCGAGGCGACCTTCGTCGTCGAGCGGTTGGTCGAGGTCGCGGCGCGCGAGATCGGGTCGGACCCGGTGTCCTTCCGCAGAAAGAACTTCGTCGCCAACTTCCCGCACCAGACACCGGTCATCATGAACTATGACGTCGGCGACTATCCGGCGGCGATGGACAAGGCGCTGGAGCTCGCCGACTACAAGGGCTTCGGCCGCCGCAAGCGGGAGAGCGCGAAGGCCGGCAAGCTGCGTGGGCTTGGGTTCTCGGCCTATATCGAGGCCTGCGGGATCGCTCCCTCCCAGGCGGTCGGCTCGCTGGGGGCCGGCGTCGGCCTGTGGGAATCGGCGGAAGTGCGAGTCAATCCAACGGGATCCGTCGAAGTCCTCACCGGATCTCACAGCCACGGGCAGGGGCATGAGACAACTTTCGCCCAGTTGGTCTCGGACCGGCTCGGCATCGGCATCGAGCAGGTGAGCGTCGTCCACGGCGACACCGACAAGGTGCAGTTCGGAATGGGCACCTACGGTTCGCGCTCCGGCGCGGTCGGCATGTCGGCCATCGTCAAGGCGCTTGACAAGGTCATTGCCAAGGGCCGCAAGGTGGCGGCCTATGTGCTCGAGGCTTCCGAGAGCGACATCGAATTCAAGGACGGCCGCTTCACCGTGGCAGGCACGGATAAGGGGCTGGCTTTCGGCGAGGTGGCCTTGCAGGCCTATATCGCACACAAATTCTCGGGGCAGGAGCTGGAGCCGGGCCTCAAGGAAGGCGCTTTCTACGACCCGACCAACTTCACCTTCCCGGCGGGCGTCCATATCTGCGAGCTGGAGATCGATCCTGATACCGGCGTCACGAGGATCGACCGCTGGACGGCGGTGGACGACTTCGGGACCGTCATCAACCCGATGATCGTCGAAGGGCAGGTGCATGGTGGCATTGCCCAGGGGGTCGGCCAGGCGCTGTTCGAAGGCGCGCATTATGATGATCAAGGTCAGCTCGTTACCGCGAGCTTCATGGACTACACGATGCCCCGCGCCGATGATCTGCCGTCCTATACGGTGGGCATGACGGTAACGCCCTGTCCCTCGAACCCCCTCGGTATCAAGGGCTGCGGCGAGGCCGGCGCCATCGCCGCGCCGCCGGCCGTCATCAATGCCATCACGGACGCGCTCGGCCACGAGCATGTCGCCATGCCGGCGACCCCACAGGAGATCTGGCGGGCGTTGCAGCGCACGCCGACGCGCATCGCGGCGGAATAG
- a CDS encoding xanthine dehydrogenase family protein subunit M, producing MYAFDYHRPDSLRKAVNLATKVEDAKFLAGGHTLLPTMKQRLASPSALIDLNMVTELAGIELRGRTVVIGAMTRHASVEQSPELQQALPALAELAHVIGDPQVRHRGTIGGSIANNDPAADYPAACLALGATIVTTKRKLTADEFFTGLFETALEDGEIITKVIFPVVNRAAYEKFRNPASRYALAGVFVAKRGSDIRVAVTGAGENGVFRLPEFEAALKARFSPKSIEGLKVSPDGLIGDIHADPAYRAQLVAVMARRAVAKAAARAS from the coding sequence ATGTACGCTTTTGACTATCATCGCCCCGACAGCCTGCGCAAAGCCGTCAATCTCGCCACCAAGGTCGAGGACGCCAAGTTCCTCGCCGGCGGGCATACGTTGCTGCCGACGATGAAGCAGCGGCTGGCCTCGCCGTCGGCGCTCATCGATCTCAACATGGTCACGGAGCTCGCGGGGATCGAACTGCGCGGACGAACGGTCGTGATCGGCGCGATGACGCGCCATGCGTCCGTCGAGCAGTCACCGGAGCTTCAGCAGGCACTGCCGGCGCTGGCCGAACTCGCCCATGTGATCGGTGATCCGCAAGTGCGTCATCGCGGCACCATTGGTGGTTCCATCGCCAATAACGATCCAGCGGCCGATTACCCGGCGGCCTGCCTCGCGCTCGGCGCGACCATCGTGACGACGAAGCGCAAACTGACGGCCGATGAGTTCTTCACCGGCCTGTTCGAGACGGCTCTGGAGGACGGCGAGATCATCACCAAGGTGATCTTTCCGGTCGTCAACCGCGCGGCCTATGAGAAGTTCCGCAACCCGGCCTCCCGCTATGCGCTCGCCGGCGTTTTCGTCGCCAAGCGCGGGAGTGATATTCGCGTTGCGGTCACGGGGGCGGGTGAGAACGGCGTCTTCAGGCTTCCGGAATTCGAGGCCGCCTTGAAGGCGCGTTTCTCGCCGAAGTCCATCGAGGGCCTGAAGGTCTCGCCCGATGGCCTGATTGGCGATATCCATGCGGATCCGGCCTATCGTGCTCAGCTGGTGGCGGTGATGGCGCGTCGCGCGGTGGCCAAGGCGGCGGCGCGCGCGTCTTGA
- a CDS encoding MoxR family ATPase, with protein sequence MTSLPPSIDETLALLGSAGYVADRPLATVLFLALRMGRPLFLEGEAGVGKTEIAKVLAGALGRRLIRLQCYEGLDIASAVYEWNYAAQMMAIRLGEAAGETDRERLEADVFSERYLLKRPLLQALEPDTAGPPVLLIDELDRTDEAFEAFLLEVLSDFQVTVPEFGTIRADNPPVVLITSNRTREVHDALKRRCLYHWVDYPDAERELAIVKARLPNAPAELTREIVAFVQAIRKEELFKVPGVAETLDWASALVELDAVALDPAVVSDTLGVLLKYQDDIQKMQGSAVKAMLDAVQAELKAA encoded by the coding sequence ATGACATCCTTGCCGCCTTCCATCGATGAAACGCTCGCGCTTCTTGGCAGCGCGGGCTATGTCGCCGATAGACCGCTCGCGACGGTGCTGTTCCTCGCCTTGCGCATGGGCCGGCCGCTGTTTCTCGAAGGCGAGGCCGGCGTTGGCAAGACCGAGATTGCCAAGGTGCTGGCGGGCGCGCTTGGCCGGCGCCTTATCCGGCTGCAATGCTACGAGGGCCTCGATATCGCCTCGGCCGTCTACGAGTGGAACTATGCCGCGCAAATGATGGCGATCCGCCTCGGCGAGGCGGCGGGTGAAACGGATCGGGAGCGGCTTGAGGCGGACGTGTTTTCCGAGCGCTATCTGCTAAAGCGGCCGCTTCTGCAGGCGCTGGAACCCGATACTGCCGGGCCGCCCGTGCTGCTGATCGACGAGCTGGACCGCACCGACGAGGCGTTCGAAGCCTTTCTTCTGGAGGTACTTTCGGATTTCCAGGTGACCGTGCCGGAATTCGGCACGATCCGAGCCGATAATCCGCCTGTCGTCCTGATCACCTCCAATCGCACACGCGAGGTGCATGACGCCCTCAAGCGCCGCTGCCTCTATCATTGGGTCGATTATCCCGACGCCGAGCGCGAGCTTGCCATCGTCAAGGCGCGCCTCCCGAATGCTCCGGCCGAGCTGACGCGCGAGATCGTCGCCTTCGTCCAGGCCATTCGCAAGGAGGAGCTGTTCAAGGTGCCGGGTGTCGCGGAGACGCTCGACTGGGCGTCGGCCCTGGTCGAGCTCGACGCTGTCGCGCTCGACCCGGCCGTCGTGTCGGATACCCTCGGCGTTCTCCTGAAATACCAGGATGATATCCAGAAGATGCAAGGCTCGGCCGTGAAGGCGATGCTCGACGCTGTGCAGGCTGAGCTGAAGGCCGCGTGA
- a CDS encoding VWA domain-containing protein, with protein sequence MARVDDRDGRDKPGHDEERGAEHSAHGGHLADNITYFARALRTAGLPVGPGAVIDAIGAVEAAHVGTREDFYWTLHAIFVKKHEQTVIFDQAFRLFWRRRALVEKLIAALSPIAPGDEKSEDKPKPGAERVASAFPTGTREPPRPKRELELSAQFTMSDRERLASRDFAQMSAAEIAETKQLIARLVLPQDKVATRRWRADHRGRRIDARASFRRALATGGHFVDLAWRQRDERHPPIVALVDISGSMTDYSRLFLQFLHALGERRPVSSFVFGTRLTNITRALARRDPDEALASASLLVKDWEGGTRVAASLAQFNRQWSRRVLAQGAIVLMFTDGLEREVTPELGAAMDRLHRSCRRLIWLNPLLRYDGFQAKAGGIRAMLPHVDEFRTMHNLNAMTALVQALSARGGAADPRRWLLPAA encoded by the coding sequence ATGGCGCGAGTTGATGATCGGGATGGTCGGGACAAGCCCGGCCATGACGAAGAGAGGGGTGCTGAGCACTCCGCCCATGGCGGCCATCTCGCTGACAACATCACCTATTTCGCGCGGGCGTTGCGCACGGCGGGCCTGCCCGTCGGTCCGGGGGCCGTGATCGACGCGATCGGCGCCGTGGAGGCGGCCCATGTCGGCACGCGCGAGGACTTCTACTGGACGCTCCACGCCATCTTCGTGAAGAAGCACGAGCAGACGGTGATTTTCGACCAGGCGTTCCGCTTGTTCTGGCGCCGTCGCGCGCTTGTCGAAAAATTGATCGCCGCGCTATCGCCGATTGCGCCGGGCGATGAGAAGTCTGAGGACAAGCCGAAGCCCGGCGCGGAGCGGGTGGCGAGCGCCTTTCCCACCGGCACACGCGAGCCTCCGCGGCCGAAGCGTGAGCTCGAATTGTCGGCCCAGTTCACGATGTCGGATCGCGAGCGGCTTGCGAGCCGTGATTTCGCGCAGATGTCGGCGGCGGAGATCGCCGAGACCAAGCAGCTTATCGCGCGGCTCGTGCTTCCGCAGGACAAGGTGGCGACGCGCCGCTGGCGCGCTGATCATCGCGGCCGGCGTATCGATGCCCGTGCGAGCTTCCGACGCGCGCTGGCCACCGGCGGGCATTTCGTCGATCTCGCATGGCGGCAGCGTGACGAACGTCATCCCCCGATCGTCGCGCTGGTCGATATATCGGGCTCGATGACCGACTACAGCCGCCTTTTCCTGCAGTTTCTGCACGCGCTTGGCGAGCGGCGGCCCGTGTCGAGCTTCGTTTTCGGCACGCGTCTCACCAATATCACCCGGGCGCTGGCGCGGCGCGATCCTGACGAGGCGCTCGCCAGTGCCTCCCTTCTGGTGAAGGATTGGGAGGGTGGTACGCGTGTTGCCGCTTCGCTTGCCCAGTTCAATCGCCAGTGGTCACGGCGGGTGCTGGCGCAAGGCGCGATTGTGCTGATGTTCACCGATGGCTTGGAGCGGGAGGTGACGCCGGAGCTCGGCGCGGCGATGGACCGTCTTCATCGTTCCTGCCGACGGCTCATCTGGCTCAACCCGCTTCTGCGCTATGACGGCTTTCAGGCCAAGGCGGGGGGCATCCGCGCCATGCTGCCGCATGTCGACGAATTCAGGACCATGCATAACCTCAATGCCATGACGGCGCTGGTCCAGGCGTTGTCGGCCCGAGGGGGCGCGGCCGACCCGCGCCGGTGGTTGCTGCCGGCCGCGTGA
- a CDS encoding XdhC family protein — MLATDNQILNEAEAWKRAGREVAVATVVETWGSAPRPVGSHLVIDGEGNFLGSVSGGCVEGEVITQALDVIAEATPRMLEFGVADETAWRAGLSCGGRIRVFVEPLI; from the coding sequence ATGCTCGCGACCGACAATCAGATCCTGAACGAGGCCGAGGCCTGGAAGCGTGCCGGTCGCGAGGTCGCCGTCGCCACCGTCGTCGAAACCTGGGGATCGGCGCCCCGGCCGGTTGGCAGCCATCTCGTCATCGATGGCGAGGGCAATTTTCTTGGCTCGGTATCCGGCGGCTGCGTGGAGGGCGAAGTCATCACGCAGGCGCTCGATGTCATCGCCGAGGCCACTCCCCGCATGCTTGAATTCGGTGTCGCCGATGAGACGGCATGGCGCGCGGGGCTTTCCTGCGGCGGCCGCATCCGCGTTTTCGTCGAGCCTTTGATCTGA
- a CDS encoding XdhC family protein — protein MKLEHLAALNAERAARRAAVLVTPLESGEQRLVKAAEVASDPLAEAIVERLRLGKSGVVETDSGGYFLTVQVPPVRLVVTGAVHISQALAPMARLLDLDITVIDPRTAFASPERFPDVRLLAQWPEEVLKETPFDRYTAFAALTHDPKIDDPALVAALRSDAFYVGALGSRKTHAKRLERLRALGFSDADVARIKAPIGLPIGAVSPAEIALAVLGEVVAALRLDASRGHAS, from the coding sequence ATGAAGCTCGAACATCTCGCTGCGCTCAATGCCGAGCGAGCGGCCCGTAGGGCTGCCGTCCTGGTGACGCCCCTGGAATCCGGCGAACAGCGCTTGGTGAAGGCGGCGGAGGTGGCGAGCGACCCTCTTGCGGAGGCGATTGTCGAGCGGCTGCGGCTCGGCAAGAGCGGCGTGGTCGAGACGGACAGCGGCGGCTATTTCCTCACGGTGCAGGTTCCCCCGGTCAGGCTCGTCGTGACGGGGGCCGTGCATATCAGCCAGGCACTGGCGCCCATGGCGCGGCTCCTCGATCTCGATATCACGGTCATCGACCCGCGCACGGCTTTCGCATCGCCGGAGCGTTTCCCCGACGTGCGGCTTCTGGCCCAGTGGCCTGAGGAGGTGCTCAAGGAGACGCCGTTCGATCGCTACACAGCCTTCGCCGCGCTGACCCATGACCCCAAGATCGATGATCCCGCGCTTGTCGCGGCGCTGAGGAGCGATGCCTTCTACGTGGGCGCTCTCGGCTCGCGCAAGACCCACGCCAAGCGGCTTGAGCGCCTGAGAGCGCTAGGCTTTTCCGATGCGGATGTCGCGCGCATCAAGGCGCCGATAGGTTTACCGATCGGCGCGGTCAGTCCGGCCGAGATCGCGCTCGCCGTTCTGGGTGAGGTCGTGGCTGCGCTGCGGCTTGACGCCTCACGGGGGCACGCGTCGTGA